In a genomic window of Diadema setosum chromosome 3, eeDiaSeto1, whole genome shotgun sequence:
- the LOC140226524 gene encoding rho GTPase-activating protein 5-like, with translation MARAKGEKIFHISVVGLSGTETDRGVTGVGKSCLCNRFMRPHADEYFTDHISVISAMDFSGRIVNNDHFLYWGEVTKKADSEQMTFRVVEQTEFIDDSSFSPLRGSNTHSYFKRAAVTKLQSAEKVTYICKDQVGDETNFPQKILPDGKFPVDGFIIVYDVSKSSGHEKQLEWLTKLYSHLSKAKRPIIVAATKFDDPMEAYMREARNFANKNRLTLIETSAQECVNVDLAFTTLAAKIDKRGAPRELSYLAANELRQRALNAAVTDYIDLLERTVTNYRELWSTKKRQFQNDPAFQKVVEIAGTKHARQNFNRHTHRLRQKHQQKKKGQYLGRLPAALDSIFPDLNSIGGRDWTETWQILPKMDKFEDWFIMLPEGVSWRESDHIDTDDDHIPYDILEDNETECENLFGDHVNRLNAAKRKEKMKEEFKKLLESLPNIVLPNRAMEDEAVMDTISEHECFKELDEGTRSAIYNVHQQDITERSKADFQELLMERYRLLADVDISQSARSEVDRIIKTLEREPRYQRLNEMEIQRFTSLIQELIFIQNPSTDCCYYKEKCMDKLIHSSIERAVLNVSDRSPIRDTLGSLDDTNNKLSMIVMGEDGLAVELEAEINAQSYDGDYTLNKVLYSLELRTIEGDIMLPSNQLLTDHFTPKGCICVFTSLEGFQYVKDCLERTILSGEEEYNLPALREMAVVLMFGRSTSPEADTAQVREQAERLCSRLNNCQIVNVPADSATLWQGKKFSESQIQEAIRSVVAGQKYGGGSLGQTEGILGEKGEGGFRIGLSMMCGDPFQPDLVLSPVTSNLCVATPNQENSLSCHMFLVDTKCRVEFEVASYHRSGRLREEQVHHGYILVYYAQRKASREVLRWYLKQVEPIPTLVVAVCEDINSAAEGITEINRLVDETETAKLVTANCSTFRDQTVIYNKFLKDAFDRRRETEKAYKLADPEPQSPGDRLPMLPPSPAQDGSFGGETPTTGFTPEFVPRNRSVSSEAVVHDSLVKPSEIRNRVRLQQSHFSSRGTRPV, from the exons GTGAGGTGACCAAAAAAGCAGACAGTGAACAGATGACATTCCGTGTCGTCGAGCAGACCGAGTTCATCGATGACTCCTCGTTTTCGCCGCTCCGCGGTTCAAACACCCACAGCTACTTCAAGCGCGCCGCGGTGACGAAGCTACAGTCAGCGGAGAAAGTCACATACATCTGCAAGGATCAAGTTG GCGATGAGACAAATTTTCCGCAGAAGATACTACCTGATGGCAAGTTCCCTGTCGATGGGTTCATCATTGTCTACGACGTCTCCAAGTCGTCTGGCCACGAGAAGCAGCTTGAGTGGCTGACGAAGCTCTACAGCCACCTCAGCAAGGCCAAGCGACCCATCATTGTCGCGGCGACCAAGTTTGACGACCCGATGGAGGCGTACATGCGGGAGGCGCGGAACTTTGCCAACAAGAACCGGCTGACGCTTATCGAGACCTCGGCGCAGGAGTGCGTGAACGTGGACCTAGCCTTCACAACACTGGCAGCCAAGATTGACAAGCGTGGCGCCCCCCGCGAGCTGAGCTACCTTGCCGCCAATGAGCTTCGGCAGAGGGCGCTTAACGCCGCTGTGACGGATTACATCGACCTCCTCGAGCGCACGGTGACAAATTACCGCGAGCTGTGGTCCACGAAGAAGAGGCAGTTTCAGAACGACCCCGCCTTTCAGAAG GTTGTCGAGATTGCGGGCACCAAGCACGCGAGGCAGAACTTCAACCGGCACACGCACCGGCTGCGCCAGAAACACcagcagaagaagaaggggcAGTACCTCGGCCGCCTGCCTGCCGCCCTCGACAGCATCTTCCCTGACCTCAACTCCATCGGCGGAAG GGACTGGACAGAGACATGGCAGATCCTTCCAAAGATGGACAAGTTTGAGGATTGGTTCATTATGCTGCCGGAGGGCGTGTCGTGGAGGGAGAGCGATCACATCGACACCGACGACGACCACATCCCTTACGACATCCTGGAGGACAACGAGACGGAGTGCGAGAACCTCTTCGGCGACCACGTCAACCGCCTCAACGCGGCCAAGAGGAAAGAAAA GATGAAGGAGGAGTTCAAGAAGCTGCTGGAGTCGCTGCCGAACATCGTCTTGCCGAACCGTGCCATGGAGGACGAGGCCGTCATGGACACCATCTCGGAGCACGAGTGTTTTAAGGAGCTGGACGAGGGGACGAGATCGGCCATCTACAACGTCCACCAGCAGGACATCACGGAGCGCTCCAAGGCCGACTTCCAGGAGCTCCTCATGGAGCGCTACCGCCTCCTGGCCGACGTGGACATCTCGCAGTCCGCCCGCAGCGAGGTGGACCGCATCATCAAGACGCTGGAGAGAGAGCCTAG GTACCAGAGACTGAACGAGATGGAGATACAACGATTCACCAGTCTCATCCAAGAGCTCATCTTCATTCAGAACCCATCTACGGACTGCTGCTACTACAAGGAGAAGTGTATGGACAAACTTATACACAGCAGCATAGAGAGGGCCGTACTGAA tGTCTCCGACCGGTCTCCGATCCGGGACACCCTGGGTAGCCTGGACGACACCAACAACAAACTCAGCATGATTGTCATGGGGGAGGATGGCCTGGCGGTCGAGTTGGAAGCAGAAATAAAC GCCCAGTCATATGACGGCGACTACACACTGAACAAGGTCCTCTACAGCTTGGAACTCAGGACAATAGAGGGCGACATCATGCTTCCCAGCAATCAACTCCTAACTGACCACTTCACTCCAAAAG GTTGTATCTGTGTCTTCACATCCCTGGAGGGATTCCAGTACGTCAAGGATTGTCTGGAACGTACCATTCTCTCTGGGGAGGAGGAGTACAACCTCCCCGCCCTGAGGGAGATGGCGGTGGTGCTAATGTTCGGCCGCAGCACCAGCCCCGAGGCGGACACAGCCCAGGTTCGGGAGCAGGCGGAGCGCCTCTGTAGCAG ATTGAACAACTGCCAGATCGTCAACGTGCCAGCGGATAGTGCCACCTTGTGGCAGGGCAAGAAGTTCAGCGAGTCCCAGATCCAGGAGGCCATTCGGTCCGTGGTGGCCGGCCAGAAGTACGGCGGCGGCTCCCTCGGCCAGACGGAGGGCATCCTTGGGGAAAAGGGCGAAGGCGGGTTCAG AATCGGGCTGTCCATGATGTGCGGCGACCCCTTCCAGCCGGACCTCGTCCTCTCCCCGGTCACCAGCAACCTGTGTGTGGCCACGCCCAACCAAGAGAACAGCCTTAGCTGCCACATGTTCCTGGTGGACACCAAGTGCCGGGTGGAGTTCGAGGTGGCCTCCTACCACCGGTCCGGGCGTCTGCGGGAAGAGCAGGTGCACCATGGCTACATCCTGGTATACTACGCCCAGCGCAAGGCCTCTCGGGAGGTGCTCAG GTGGTACCTCAAACAGGTGGAGCCCATTCCCACCCTGGTGGTGGCGGTCTGCGAGGACATCAACTCTGCAGCGGAGGGCATCACTGAGATCAACCGGCTGGTGGATGAGACGGAGACCGCCAAGCTCGTCACTGCCAACTGCTCCACCTTCAGGGACCAAA CCGTGATCTACAACAAGTTCTTGAAGGATGCCTTCGACAGGAGGCGAGAGACGGAGAAGGCATACAAGCTGGCCGACCCGGAGCCACAGTCGCCTGGCGACCGCCTCCCTATGTTACCCCCATCGCCTGCCCA GGACGGTTCATTTGGTGGAGAAACGCCCACGACAG GATTTACTCCAGAGTTTGTTCCCCGTAATCGGTCGGTGTCGAGCGAGGCAGTGGTGCACGACTCGCTGGTGAAACCCAGCGAGATTCGCAACAGGGTCCGACTCCAGCAGTCCCACTTTTCCAGCAGAGGTACACGTCCGGTGTAA